A genomic stretch from Cloacibacterium caeni includes:
- a CDS encoding outer membrane protein assembly factor BamD translates to MKKIFSLFAIAFLLLSCNKQYDLAMKSADKDFIMKVANEKYEKKKWTDALALYERLTNLVAGTDDAPEVVYKSAYANYYDKNYKLAAHQFKNFSVTFTNDPRKEEAAYMSALCYYEGSMDYNLDQSNTTSAINELQEFLNNYPNSEKAKNINDLIDELNYKLEFKAYENARQYFKMADYKAATIAFENVLNDFPATKLKSKIYAYILKSKSELAINSIYDLKKERLESAIAFTRQVEREYPNSDLSKEALDIRAKLEKEVVEFAKLQKEVEARKAEFTEKQKAAEAKEDAKKQVKDQQEANKIKIDSAKISTPEPGATFKIRRN, encoded by the coding sequence ATGAAAAAAATATTCTCATTATTCGCAATCGCTTTTTTGCTTTTGTCTTGTAACAAACAATATGATTTGGCAATGAAATCTGCTGATAAAGATTTTATCATGAAAGTTGCCAATGAAAAATACGAAAAAAAGAAATGGACAGACGCACTTGCGCTTTACGAAAGATTAACCAATCTCGTTGCAGGAACAGATGACGCTCCAGAAGTAGTTTATAAATCTGCGTATGCTAATTATTACGACAAAAACTATAAACTGGCAGCACACCAATTCAAGAATTTCTCGGTTACGTTTACCAATGACCCTAGAAAAGAAGAAGCAGCTTATATGTCTGCATTATGTTACTACGAAGGTTCTATGGATTATAACTTAGACCAGAGCAATACAACTTCGGCGATTAATGAATTACAAGAATTTTTAAATAATTATCCAAATTCAGAAAAAGCAAAAAACATCAATGATTTAATTGATGAACTGAATTATAAATTAGAGTTCAAAGCTTATGAAAATGCAAGACAATATTTTAAAATGGCAGATTATAAAGCAGCTACCATTGCTTTTGAAAACGTTTTAAATGATTTTCCTGCAACTAAACTAAAATCTAAAATCTACGCTTATATTTTAAAATCTAAATCAGAATTGGCAATCAACTCTATTTATGACCTTAAAAAAGAAAGATTAGAAAGCGCTATCGCATTTACCAGACAGGTAGAAAGAGAATATCCAAACTCAGATTTAAGCAAAGAAGCCCTAGATATTAGAGCAAAACTAGAAAAAGAAGTTGTAGAATTTGCGAAACTTCAAAAAGAAGTAGAAGCTAGAAAAGCTGAATTTACAGAAAAACAAAAAGCAGCTGAAGCCAAGGAAGACGCTAAAAAACAAGTTAAAGATCAGCAAGAAGCGAATAAAATTAAAATCGATAGTGCAAAAATTAGCACTCCAGAACCAGGTGCTACTTTCAAGATTAGAAGAAATTAA
- a CDS encoding DNA-directed RNA polymerase subunit omega, whose amino-acid sequence MSVKYTKAEVNTITYDRDKIEEKVGSIYEAIVIMGKRAEQINAEIRTELHQKLNEFAVHNSTLEEVFENREQIEISKNYERLPKPTSIAIREWLDDEIYFRRTEEK is encoded by the coding sequence ATGAGCGTAAAATATACAAAAGCAGAAGTAAACACCATTACTTACGATAGAGATAAAATCGAAGAAAAAGTAGGTTCTATCTACGAAGCTATCGTAATTATGGGAAAAAGAGCAGAACAAATTAATGCTGAAATTAGAACTGAACTTCACCAAAAATTAAACGAATTTGCGGTGCACAATTCTACTCTGGAAGAAGTTTTCGAAAACAGAGAGCAAATTGAGATTTCTAAAAACTACGAAAGATTACCGAAGCCTACATCTATTGCCATTAGAGAATGGTTAGATGACGAAATTTACTTCCGTAGAACCGAAGAAAAATAA